The following proteins are encoded in a genomic region of Neomicrococcus aestuarii:
- the fdhA gene encoding formaldehyde dehydrogenase, glutathione-independent produces MGNRAVSYAGPGKVQVIDTQYPDFVLHDGPGVHPDNVGRTVQHGVILKTIATNICGSDQHMVRGRTTAPEGLVLGHEITGEVVEVGRDVEFLKVGDIVSVPFNISCGRCRNCKEGQTGICLNVNPDRPGSAYGYVDMGGWVGGQAEYVLVPYADWNVLKFPDRDQALEKILDLTMLSDIFPTGFHGAVGAGVTVGSTVYVAGAGPVGLAAATSAQLLGAAVVIVGDLNKDRLEQARSFGCETVDVSLGNPADQIEQILGIPEVDCGIDAVGFEARGHGSAASTEQPATVLNSLMEITRAGGRLGIPGLYVTGDPGAVDEAARVGSLSMRFGLGFAKSHTFVTGQCPVMKYNRGLMQAILSEKVSIAKNVKATAISLDQAPEGYAAFDEGAARKFVLDPHGMIAR; encoded by the coding sequence ATGGGCAACAGAGCAGTTAGCTATGCCGGTCCTGGCAAGGTTCAAGTCATCGACACGCAGTACCCTGATTTCGTTCTTCACGATGGCCCGGGAGTGCACCCGGACAACGTGGGACGCACCGTCCAACACGGGGTCATCCTCAAGACGATCGCCACCAACATTTGCGGTTCAGACCAGCACATGGTGCGAGGACGCACCACTGCGCCAGAGGGTCTTGTTCTTGGCCACGAGATCACCGGTGAGGTGGTTGAAGTGGGCCGCGACGTGGAATTCCTCAAGGTAGGAGACATCGTCTCCGTTCCGTTCAACATCTCCTGCGGCCGTTGCCGCAACTGTAAAGAAGGTCAAACGGGCATTTGCCTCAACGTCAACCCTGACCGCCCGGGCTCAGCCTACGGTTACGTGGACATGGGCGGATGGGTAGGCGGCCAGGCCGAGTACGTGCTGGTTCCTTACGCCGACTGGAACGTACTGAAGTTCCCAGACCGCGATCAAGCGCTCGAGAAGATCCTTGATCTGACCATGCTTTCTGACATTTTCCCGACCGGATTCCACGGAGCTGTGGGTGCCGGCGTGACGGTAGGTTCAACGGTCTACGTTGCAGGAGCTGGCCCAGTGGGTCTGGCTGCCGCAACCTCCGCCCAACTTCTGGGTGCGGCCGTAGTGATTGTGGGCGATCTGAACAAGGATCGTCTGGAGCAAGCTCGCAGCTTCGGCTGCGAAACCGTGGACGTTTCCCTTGGGAATCCCGCTGATCAGATCGAACAGATCTTGGGCATTCCCGAAGTGGATTGCGGCATTGACGCGGTGGGCTTTGAAGCTCGTGGCCACGGAAGCGCGGCCTCCACAGAACAACCGGCAACGGTGCTGAACTCCCTCATGGAGATCACCCGCGCCGGCGGTCGCCTAGGCATCCCGGGACTCTACGTCACCGGTGACCCAGGAGCGGTCGATGAAGCTGCGCGAGTCGGATCGCTCTCCATGCGGTTCGGTTTGGGCTTCGCGAAATCACACACGTTCGTGACGGGCCAATGCCCGGTCATGAAGTACAACCGCGGTCTCATGCAAGCGATCTTGAGCGAGAAGGTCTCTATCGCCAAGAACGTCAAAGCAACCGCGATCTCACTGGATCAGGCTCCCGAAGGGTACGCCGCCTTCGACGAAGGCGCAGCACGCAAGTTCGTGTTGGACCCTCACGGGATGATCGCCAGATAA
- a CDS encoding aromatic ring-hydroxylating oxygenase subunit alpha: MSITSNPSRTSRGKLSSTVPAEQLAEIRELFEERRKGFSLDAPFYTDPTIFGMDMQGIFQKNWLFAASVAELPEPGDYVTVEYGPTSLLIMRKDDGGVNVLHNVCRHRGARVLTAPSGSTGNLVCGYHSWTYSPEGDLIHASAPGETEFDKSCFGLKKAHSRVYAGLIFVCVADEPPTDFDEVAKIFVPYLEPHDLGRTKVAYQQNIVEEGNWKLVMENNRECYHCDGHPELACSLFPTWGLTEGIVPSHLEEVWDRNKQAENSLEERCRRYGLPYEVVEELDTRIAGIRISREPLDGEGESFSPDGHRLSKKLLGNLRDFRLGRCSMHLQPNSWFHFLGDHVITFGVFPINEHQTLVRTTWLVADDAVEGEDYDLDKLTHTWKQTNIQDKAFVELCQQGAGSPAYEPGPYMKSEYQVEAFINWYVQRMQEHMA, translated from the coding sequence ATGTCAATTACCTCGAACCCTTCACGCACTTCCCGAGGGAAACTCTCCAGCACTGTTCCCGCCGAACAGCTAGCTGAAATCCGGGAATTGTTTGAAGAGCGTCGAAAGGGATTCTCGCTGGACGCGCCGTTCTACACGGACCCAACGATTTTCGGCATGGATATGCAGGGCATTTTCCAGAAGAACTGGCTCTTCGCCGCGAGCGTTGCCGAACTTCCCGAACCCGGTGATTACGTCACGGTGGAGTACGGTCCTACTTCGCTACTGATTATGCGCAAGGACGACGGCGGGGTGAACGTTCTGCACAACGTCTGCCGTCACCGTGGGGCCCGGGTGCTCACGGCGCCCTCCGGTTCTACCGGCAACTTGGTCTGCGGCTACCACTCGTGGACGTACTCCCCCGAAGGCGATTTGATTCACGCCTCCGCTCCGGGCGAGACCGAGTTCGATAAGAGCTGCTTCGGCCTCAAGAAAGCACACAGTCGCGTGTACGCCGGCCTGATTTTCGTGTGCGTTGCCGATGAGCCGCCGACGGATTTCGACGAAGTCGCCAAAATCTTTGTGCCCTACCTCGAGCCTCACGACTTGGGCCGCACCAAGGTTGCCTACCAGCAGAACATTGTTGAAGAGGGCAACTGGAAGCTCGTCATGGAGAACAACCGCGAGTGTTACCACTGTGATGGTCACCCAGAACTTGCCTGCTCCCTCTTCCCCACGTGGGGTTTGACCGAAGGAATTGTTCCTTCCCACCTTGAAGAGGTCTGGGACCGCAACAAGCAGGCAGAAAATTCCCTTGAGGAACGCTGCCGCCGCTACGGCCTTCCCTACGAAGTGGTGGAAGAACTCGATACCCGCATCGCCGGCATCCGCATTTCCCGCGAACCGCTCGACGGCGAAGGCGAATCCTTCTCCCCCGACGGACACCGACTCTCCAAGAAGCTCTTGGGCAATCTCCGCGACTTCCGCTTGGGCCGCTGCTCGATGCACCTTCAGCCCAACAGCTGGTTCCACTTCCTCGGCGACCACGTCATCACCTTCGGCGTCTTCCCCATCAACGAACACCAGACCCTCGTGCGCACCACGTGGCTGGTAGCCGATGACGCTGTTGAAGGCGAAGACTACGATCTCGACAAGCTCACCCACACCTGGAAGCAAACCAACATCCAGGACAAGGCGTTCGTGGAACTCTGCCAGCAAGGCGCAGGCAGCCCAGCCTACGAACCCGGCCCTTACATGAAGAGCGAATACCAGGTTGAAGCGTTCATCAACTGGTACGTGCAGCGCATGCAGGAGCACATGGCATGA
- a CDS encoding SIR2 family protein — translation MSAPDIDKTLADIFRPLAGTSHHLTFILGAGASAPSGLPTWDQFAIRVATLSGLVEKEDTAASLLERQDHAILLEAAKYKSGDRWAEYLFEALYGTVSENLQPSPLHLAVVGHYLSDPKRCTIATLNFDPLLEEALSDNSSEDVYIGIDGIDEPDESHTVHHLHGALYIGEDEYHYLEPIITFKDFAELVDAKAPWQKEFLEKALRKGPILLAGTSYRDPDIRQWLHEIMMRAESESFFSPIVTIVREGLRLDKEVFDEIDGALAAEWEAIGIKALRLQDLSDVAALIRELESMDKPDYVPPQKRAQQVWKRHKEKFKELQPQYSAALSTSATEISSHLGMEALKCTLWIANGYGSLARWATESTHYLSVNQLKLVPTGHDSPWIAGEAISTEEPKIKNVIRDNRLEPRWKSVIAVPIFVGDGNNPDFASAVLTCSMKLPAEEVLRKKQELELVIGEQSSQWSELLNSVAFQD, via the coding sequence ATGAGCGCGCCGGATATCGATAAGACACTCGCTGATATTTTCCGGCCGCTGGCTGGCACCTCTCATCATTTGACGTTCATCTTGGGGGCCGGCGCCTCTGCTCCTTCAGGCCTTCCAACGTGGGATCAGTTTGCAATACGAGTAGCCACGCTGAGCGGTCTTGTCGAGAAAGAAGACACCGCCGCTTCGCTTCTCGAACGACAAGATCATGCCATTCTTCTTGAGGCAGCAAAGTACAAATCAGGTGATCGATGGGCCGAGTATCTCTTTGAGGCCCTCTACGGGACGGTTTCAGAGAACCTGCAACCGTCCCCACTACATCTCGCCGTCGTGGGGCATTACTTAAGCGACCCCAAGCGTTGCACGATAGCCACCCTGAACTTTGACCCACTGCTCGAAGAGGCTCTGTCTGACAATTCATCGGAAGATGTATACATCGGGATTGACGGCATTGATGAGCCTGACGAATCCCATACCGTTCATCATCTGCACGGCGCCCTATACATTGGCGAGGACGAATATCACTACCTCGAACCGATCATTACGTTCAAAGATTTTGCAGAACTTGTAGACGCAAAGGCGCCGTGGCAAAAGGAGTTCCTCGAAAAAGCGTTGCGAAAAGGTCCAATTCTTTTGGCTGGTACATCGTATCGAGACCCTGATATCCGTCAGTGGCTGCATGAAATCATGATGAGAGCGGAAAGTGAGTCATTCTTCAGCCCAATTGTCACCATCGTCCGAGAAGGCCTCCGCCTAGACAAAGAAGTCTTTGACGAAATTGATGGAGCACTGGCAGCTGAATGGGAAGCCATCGGCATTAAGGCGCTACGCCTTCAAGACCTCTCCGACGTTGCCGCCCTCATTCGTGAGCTCGAGTCCATGGATAAGCCGGATTACGTGCCGCCGCAGAAACGCGCACAGCAGGTCTGGAAGCGCCATAAAGAGAAATTCAAGGAACTACAACCGCAGTACTCTGCAGCGTTGAGCACATCCGCGACGGAAATTTCCAGCCACCTTGGCATGGAGGCATTGAAATGCACGCTTTGGATAGCCAATGGCTACGGGAGTCTAGCCCGCTGGGCTACCGAGTCAACACATTATTTGTCTGTAAACCAGCTCAAGTTGGTGCCAACAGGACACGACAGCCCGTGGATTGCTGGCGAGGCGATTAGTACGGAAGAACCCAAGATAAAGAATGTCATCCGAGACAATCGGCTCGAGCCAAGATGGAAGTCAGTGATCGCGGTTCCCATCTTTGTGGGCGACGGAAACAACCCCGACTTTGCGTCAGCAGTTCTCACGTGCAGTATGAAACTACCTGCGGAAGAGGTCCTTCGGAAGAAACAAGAGCTTGAACTTGTTATAGGTGAACAGAGCTCTCAATGGAGCGAACTTCTGAATTCCGTTGCTTTTCAAGACTGA
- a CDS encoding ferredoxin reductase: MTITTTSIEVPEPQRVRDFVMPWNHTLSANGPAANAARALGPWHPQEFMAECVETIPEAGGLKTFVFRRLDGAPLAFRAGQYLNIAFPIHGEDQDPVDRSYSISSAPTSPWTFSITVKRDNGGLVSPWIHDHVEPGTVLDMLGPVGAFHLPDVERRPRYLLLAAGAGITPIMSMLRTIHALPGRADVVVLYHGAAPGEFGFAKELEYIANVDDRIQVFYSLGDRSVPENWEWMLGRLTAQMLEQVAPDANGRQVYACGPEGYLNHAADLLRKVGVDDTSVHMEFFSGDRKTLLEYQEEISLAEDLAEEYAEEAAEQTNHFAETQPAELQLFQPAATDIDTEAEVEAEAVADADTDAPVDDSDFTSVGEGTLTLSFIKSRIKLRIDPTERILGPAQRAGVRIGANCQEGMCGSCKIVKISGEVEMNHQGGIRAREIASGKFLPCCSTAQSDMVIDA, encoded by the coding sequence ATGACCATCACTACCACCAGCATCGAGGTACCGGAACCGCAACGCGTTCGCGACTTCGTGATGCCGTGGAATCACACGCTCAGCGCTAACGGCCCAGCCGCAAACGCGGCGCGTGCGCTGGGCCCGTGGCACCCGCAAGAGTTCATGGCCGAGTGCGTGGAAACCATTCCGGAAGCCGGCGGGCTCAAGACCTTCGTCTTCCGCCGGCTCGATGGCGCTCCCCTCGCCTTCCGTGCGGGACAGTACTTGAACATCGCATTCCCGATTCACGGCGAAGACCAAGATCCCGTGGACCGCAGCTACTCGATCTCGAGCGCGCCGACGTCCCCGTGGACGTTCAGCATCACCGTAAAGCGGGACAACGGCGGGCTCGTCTCGCCCTGGATCCACGATCATGTGGAACCCGGAACCGTGTTGGACATGCTCGGACCGGTTGGAGCGTTCCACTTGCCCGACGTCGAACGGCGCCCCCGCTACCTGCTGCTTGCAGCGGGCGCGGGCATCACGCCCATCATGTCCATGCTGCGAACTATCCACGCCCTCCCAGGCCGAGCAGACGTCGTCGTGCTTTATCACGGTGCCGCACCCGGAGAATTTGGGTTCGCCAAGGAGCTCGAATACATCGCCAACGTGGATGACCGCATTCAGGTCTTTTACTCCCTCGGCGACCGTTCCGTGCCCGAGAATTGGGAGTGGATGCTGGGCCGATTGACCGCGCAAATGCTCGAACAAGTGGCGCCGGATGCGAACGGCCGGCAAGTGTATGCGTGCGGGCCCGAGGGCTACCTGAATCACGCCGCGGACTTGTTGCGCAAGGTCGGCGTGGATGACACGTCCGTGCACATGGAATTCTTCTCCGGCGACCGCAAGACCCTCCTTGAGTACCAAGAGGAAATTTCCCTCGCCGAGGATCTAGCCGAAGAATATGCGGAAGAGGCGGCCGAGCAGACGAATCACTTCGCCGAGACTCAGCCCGCCGAACTGCAGCTTTTCCAGCCGGCGGCGACGGATATTGATACCGAAGCCGAAGTGGAGGCGGAAGCGGTCGCTGATGCTGACACTGATGCTCCCGTGGATGATTCGGATTTCACCTCCGTTGGCGAAGGAACGCTCACGCTGTCCTTCATCAAGTCCCGCATCAAGCTGCGGATCGATCCCACCGAACGCATTCTGGGTCCTGCCCAGCGTGCAGGCGTGCGGATTGGCGCGAACTGCCAAGAAGGCATGTGCGGTTCGTGCAAGATCGTCAAGATCTCCGGCGAGGTGGAGATGAACCACCAGGGCGGAATCCGCGCGCGCGAAATCGCGTCCGGAAAGTTCCTCCCGTGCTGCTCTACAGCTCAATCAGACATGGTGATTGACGCCTAA
- a CDS encoding Lrp/AsnC family transcriptional regulator: protein MGATAKNLRDKYVLDAIDHKLLSLLNENSRRTNASLAEELGIAQSTCLARLNALREHGVIRKFTIEVEPESVGHALEALISVRIRPGARHLMAEFAAMIRALPGVAQVFFLGGDEDFLIHVGLKDSQEVRQFVLDHLSANPAVANTRTSLIFENSRGEIPWV, encoded by the coding sequence ATGGGTGCCACAGCGAAGAATCTGCGGGATAAATACGTGCTGGACGCCATCGACCACAAATTGCTGAGTCTGCTCAATGAGAATTCGCGCCGAACTAATGCGTCGCTCGCGGAAGAGTTGGGGATTGCGCAGTCCACGTGTTTGGCGCGGCTCAACGCGCTGCGAGAGCACGGAGTGATCCGCAAGTTCACGATTGAAGTGGAGCCCGAATCTGTGGGGCACGCGCTTGAAGCGCTCATTTCGGTACGTATTCGACCGGGGGCCAGGCACCTGATGGCGGAGTTCGCGGCGATGATTCGCGCGCTTCCGGGGGTGGCGCAAGTGTTTTTCCTCGGCGGTGACGAGGACTTCCTCATTCACGTGGGGCTCAAGGATTCGCAAGAAGTGCGACAGTTTGTGCTCGATCACTTGTCCGCGAATCCGGCCGTTGCGAACACGCGGACAAGTTTGATCTTCGAGAATTCCCGCGGGGAGATTCCGTGGGTGTAG
- the betT gene encoding choline BCCT transporter BetT, translating into MASEVGSENTDEPRARVNKVVFFGSAIGVLAIALWAMIDKASADAVITAMVTWIGKNLGWFYTLLVVSVFVFVIFIAASKVGKTKLGPDHSRPTFSFFTWASMLFAAGIGIDLMFFSVAEPVTQFLAPPRGDGGTAEAARQALVWTLFHYGLLGWGLYALVGMALGYFAYRHNLPLSIRSALFPIFGKRINGAIGHGVDIAAVLGTIFGIATSLGIGVAQLNYGLFFIFGIPESTAWKIALIALSVVMATISVLTGVEKGIRRLSELNVILCVLLMGYILITGKTAFLLDALVGNVGDMISRFPGMALDTFAFDRPDAWLNSWTLFFWAWWIAWAPFVGLFLARISRGRTIRQFVTAVLVVPMAFILVWISLFGNSAIALVIDGNTAFGEIAMNYPERAFYSLLEQYPAVPLLAGIATFTGMLFYVTSADSGALVMANFTSHLKDPEADGSKPVRLFGSLAIGVLTLAMLLVGGVPTLQGATVIMGLPFSVVLIFLMMGLYKSLRIETALSKSQDQSLLQMISSRSGSTLDWRQRLSRQLTQPNRAQTERYINQVVKPALKEVQQEFLSQGVKAELHVKTVGELQLESVDLIATTHRDHRPFKYHVYPVRLGKPTFALNAGTASSYYRLEAFCQEGSHGLDLLGLTQEQLIADVLDKYETHMAFLRHQSEVDGLSQINEGGSTKLDWSRDFDTAAIPAVPMPQRTVTERRISADSAAFEDQRVSENQRVSEDHQPLKEKS; encoded by the coding sequence ATGGCAAGCGAAGTCGGGAGTGAAAACACCGACGAACCGCGCGCCAGAGTCAATAAAGTTGTCTTTTTTGGATCCGCAATTGGCGTTCTAGCTATTGCTTTATGGGCCATGATTGATAAGGCCTCCGCGGATGCAGTCATCACAGCGATGGTCACCTGGATTGGCAAAAACCTGGGCTGGTTCTACACCCTCTTGGTGGTCAGCGTTTTTGTCTTCGTCATCTTCATCGCCGCCAGCAAAGTGGGTAAGACCAAGCTGGGGCCGGATCATTCACGCCCCACCTTCAGCTTCTTCACTTGGGCATCAATGCTGTTCGCCGCCGGCATCGGAATCGACCTGATGTTCTTCTCCGTCGCGGAGCCGGTCACCCAGTTCCTGGCGCCACCCCGCGGCGACGGAGGAACGGCCGAAGCTGCGCGCCAAGCGCTGGTCTGGACGCTGTTCCACTACGGACTGCTGGGCTGGGGCCTCTACGCCCTCGTCGGCATGGCGCTGGGCTACTTCGCCTACCGTCACAACCTCCCGCTGAGCATCCGTTCCGCGTTGTTCCCGATCTTTGGCAAGCGCATCAACGGCGCTATTGGCCACGGCGTCGACATCGCCGCAGTCCTGGGCACCATCTTCGGTATCGCCACCTCCCTAGGTATCGGCGTAGCGCAGCTGAACTACGGACTCTTCTTCATCTTTGGCATCCCTGAAAGCACCGCGTGGAAGATCGCACTCATTGCGCTCTCCGTGGTCATGGCCACCATCTCCGTCCTGACCGGCGTAGAAAAAGGCATTCGCCGCCTCTCTGAACTGAACGTGATCCTGTGTGTCCTGCTCATGGGCTACATCCTCATCACCGGAAAGACCGCCTTCTTGCTGGACGCCCTCGTGGGCAACGTGGGCGACATGATCTCCCGGTTCCCCGGCATGGCGCTCGATACCTTTGCGTTCGATCGCCCCGACGCGTGGCTGAACAGCTGGACCCTCTTCTTCTGGGCCTGGTGGATTGCTTGGGCGCCGTTCGTCGGCCTCTTCTTGGCCCGCATTTCGCGCGGCCGCACCATCCGCCAGTTCGTCACCGCCGTGCTGGTAGTTCCGATGGCCTTCATCCTCGTGTGGATCTCACTCTTCGGAAACAGCGCGATCGCCTTGGTGATCGACGGCAACACAGCGTTCGGCGAGATCGCCATGAACTATCCAGAGCGCGCGTTCTATTCGCTGCTGGAACAGTACCCAGCCGTGCCGTTGCTCGCCGGTATCGCTACCTTCACCGGAATGCTGTTCTACGTCACGAGCGCCGACTCGGGCGCACTCGTAATGGCGAACTTCACGTCCCACCTGAAAGACCCTGAAGCTGACGGCTCCAAGCCCGTCCGCTTGTTCGGGTCCTTGGCGATCGGCGTGCTGACGCTGGCCATGTTGCTCGTGGGCGGCGTGCCAACACTTCAGGGCGCAACGGTGATCATGGGATTGCCGTTCTCCGTGGTGCTGATCTTCTTGATGATGGGCTTGTATAAGTCCTTGAGGATTGAAACGGCGCTCTCCAAGAGCCAGGATCAGTCCCTGCTTCAAATGATCTCGAGCCGTTCCGGTTCCACGTTGGATTGGCGCCAGCGCTTGTCACGTCAGCTGACCCAGCCGAATCGCGCCCAAACGGAGCGTTACATCAACCAGGTCGTCAAGCCGGCTCTGAAGGAAGTCCAGCAGGAGTTCTTGAGCCAAGGCGTCAAGGCGGAACTGCACGTGAAAACGGTGGGCGAGCTCCAGCTCGAATCCGTTGACCTGATTGCCACCACGCACCGGGATCACCGCCCGTTCAAGTACCACGTGTACCCGGTTCGTTTGGGCAAACCGACTTTCGCCCTCAACGCCGGAACCGCCAGCTCGTACTACCGTCTGGAAGCCTTCTGCCAAGAGGGCAGCCACGGCCTCGACCTTCTGGGTTTGACGCAAGAACAGCTGATTGCTGATGTACTGGATAAGTATGAGACGCATATGGCCTTCCTCCGTCACCAGTCAGAAGTGGACGGTTTGAGCCAGATTAATGAAGGCGGCTCCACCAAGCTCGATTGGAGCCGCGACTTTGATACCGCGGCTATTCCGGCGGTGCCGATGCCACAGCGAACCGTGACCGAACGGCGCATCTCCGCAGACTCTGCCGCTTTTGAAGACCAGCGTGTCTCTGAGAACCAGCGCGTCTCTGAAGACCACCAACCCCTCAAGGAGAAATCATGA
- the ald gene encoding alanine dehydrogenase yields MIIGVPTEVKNNEFRVAMTPAGVSEFENRGHEVLIQAGAGVGSGHTDDDYRAVGAEIVESADEVWARADMVVKVKEPIESEFHRLRDGLVLFTYLHLAADKACTDALVNAGTTAIAYETVTNGRTLPLLAPMSEVAGRLSAQIGAVQLQQPNGGPGILMGGVPGTRPAKVVVIGGGVAGENAAAISAGMGADVTIIDINIARLKEIDTAYAGRIKTLASNKLTIASEVAAADLVIGSVLIPGAAAPKLVTLDMVEKMRPNTVLVDIAIDQGGCFEGSKATTHAEPTFRVHDSVYYCVANMPGAVPQTSTAALTNATLPYALRIADRGWEEALKSDAGFANGLNTHKGKVTFKSVAEAHGYEFTPVSEVLGN; encoded by the coding sequence GTGATCATCGGCGTCCCCACCGAAGTCAAGAACAACGAATTCCGCGTCGCCATGACGCCCGCTGGCGTCTCCGAATTCGAGAACCGCGGCCACGAGGTCCTCATCCAGGCTGGTGCCGGCGTGGGCTCGGGACACACCGATGACGACTACCGCGCAGTCGGCGCTGAGATCGTCGAATCCGCTGACGAGGTTTGGGCTCGCGCAGACATGGTGGTCAAGGTCAAGGAACCTATCGAATCCGAATTCCACCGCTTGCGCGATGGCTTGGTCCTCTTTACTTACCTGCACTTGGCTGCGGACAAGGCCTGCACTGACGCTTTGGTCAATGCCGGTACGACGGCGATCGCTTACGAAACCGTGACCAACGGACGTACGCTCCCATTGCTTGCCCCAATGTCTGAGGTTGCGGGGCGCTTGTCCGCTCAGATTGGCGCCGTTCAGTTGCAGCAGCCAAACGGTGGCCCCGGCATCCTCATGGGCGGCGTTCCAGGAACGCGTCCGGCCAAGGTTGTAGTGATTGGCGGCGGCGTTGCTGGTGAAAACGCTGCAGCTATTTCTGCAGGCATGGGCGCCGATGTCACGATCATCGACATCAACATTGCCCGCCTCAAGGAAATCGACACCGCCTACGCAGGCCGCATCAAGACCCTTGCCTCCAACAAGCTGACCATTGCTTCCGAGGTTGCCGCCGCTGACTTGGTGATCGGTTCCGTGCTGATCCCGGGCGCAGCAGCTCCTAAGCTCGTCACCTTGGACATGGTGGAAAAGATGCGCCCCAACACGGTGCTCGTTGACATCGCTATTGATCAGGGCGGCTGCTTCGAAGGATCGAAGGCCACCACCCACGCTGAGCCAACGTTCCGCGTTCACGATTCCGTGTACTACTGCGTGGCCAACATGCCAGGAGCCGTCCCACAGACCTCCACCGCGGCTCTCACGAACGCCACCCTTCCTTACGCGCTGCGCATCGCCGACCGCGGGTGGGAAGAAGCGTTGAAGTCTGACGCTGGCTTCGCGAACGGCCTCAACACCCACAAGGGCAAGGTCACCTTCAAGTCCGTCGCCGAAGCACACGGCTACGAATTCACGCCTGTGTCTGAGGTACTCGGCAACTAG
- a CDS encoding LysR family transcriptional regulator encodes MIDSRLITLRTFAACGTVAATAELTGYSPSAISAQLRELQKAWGIQLIVKDGRGIRLTTTGRLLVEGSDAIVSQWEDLRASAMSAGDQVPAHLGLGGFSTAASQLLAPVAKQLREKWPELNLQLIDADPERCYRLLVAERIDLAVVVAMQTEARVEDDPQFEQVPLLDDPLDVVVPSDHPLAERGAVRLDELVSDNWITDMPGSTYRALFTAAFVAVGQTPRVVHQSAEWDSMTAFVSAGLGVGFLPRLAPLSGVKNVVRLRLAGPNRPVRRILAVGRRGSLESSLIRESLAMLQQSARGILAERRD; translated from the coding sequence ATGATCGATTCTCGCCTCATCACGCTCAGAACTTTCGCCGCGTGCGGAACCGTCGCGGCCACCGCCGAGCTCACCGGCTACTCGCCGTCAGCGATCTCAGCGCAGCTTCGGGAACTCCAAAAAGCGTGGGGAATTCAGCTCATCGTCAAGGACGGTCGAGGCATTCGATTGACCACCACGGGGCGGCTCCTCGTCGAGGGATCCGACGCCATCGTGAGCCAGTGGGAAGATCTCCGCGCCTCCGCCATGAGTGCGGGTGATCAAGTGCCGGCGCACTTGGGCTTGGGCGGCTTCTCTACCGCGGCGTCTCAGTTGCTGGCGCCGGTGGCTAAACAGCTCCGTGAGAAGTGGCCCGAACTGAATCTTCAACTGATTGATGCGGACCCGGAGCGCTGCTACCGACTCCTGGTGGCCGAACGGATTGACCTCGCCGTGGTGGTGGCGATGCAAACGGAAGCACGGGTGGAGGACGACCCTCAGTTTGAGCAAGTGCCGCTCTTGGATGACCCGCTGGATGTGGTGGTTCCGAGCGATCATCCCCTCGCCGAGCGAGGCGCGGTGCGGCTGGATGAGCTGGTGTCCGATAACTGGATTACGGACATGCCCGGCTCCACGTACCGAGCCTTGTTTACCGCGGCGTTTGTGGCCGTGGGGCAGACGCCGCGCGTGGTGCATCAATCCGCCGAGTGGGACAGTATGACGGCGTTCGTGAGCGCGGGGTTGGGGGTGGGATTCTTGCCGCGGCTGGCACCCCTGAGCGGAGTGAAGAACGTGGTGCGATTGCGGCTCGCCGGTCCTAATCGGCCGGTCCGTCGAATCCTTGCTGTGGGCCGCCGAGGAAGCCTGGAATCGTCCTTGATTCGGGAGTCTTTGGCGATGCTGCAGCAGTCCGCGCGCGGCATTTTGGCGGAGCGGCGGGACTGA